The region GTCGGTAATGCCGTGAGCCGCCAGCGAGCGGACGTTCACCATCAGCCCCGCCGGGATGATCGGAAGCAGCCACGCGTGCACGAGCACCTGTGCCGGGACGATCCACGCCAGGAGCGCGTAGACCACGCCCAGCACCGCGTACTCCTGCACGATGCGGCGGCGGTCGCGCGGCGTGCCCTTCCGGAACGCCATCACGGGAATCGCCAGGATGTATACGAACGCGCCCAGGAACAGCCGCACGTAGTGCATCGCCCAGACGACGCGCGGGTTGCAGCTGTAGTTGCGGTAGTCGTCGGGATCTCGCGGATCGCCGAGGTAGATGTGGTGCCGCTCGTGAAGCACCTGGTACGCGCTGAACGAGATCAGCGACGCGCTGCCCAGCGCTACGGACGCCCAGCGGTTCAGGCGCCGGCCGCGGAAGAGCGAGTGGTGGATGCCGTCGTGCAGCAGCAGCAGGCAGACGTGGATGGTGAGCGCCGCCAGCAGCGTTCCCGCCGCCCGCAACGCCCAGTGCGCCGCGGATGGCGGCAGCGCCAACCCCCACATCACCAGCGCGCCACCCGCCATCCACAGCGCGCCGAACGTAGCCAGCTCACCCAGCCGCTTGCGCGCGTCCGGCTGCCGAAGCGCCGCGAGCTGC is a window of Longimicrobium sp. DNA encoding:
- a CDS encoding fatty acid desaturase; protein product: MDREELASERAAVRGEVDHGPNQAARATAAARATISGGVEAQLAALRQPDARKRLGELATFGALWMAGGALVMWGLALPPSAAHWALRAAGTLLAALTIHVCLLLLHDGIHHSLFRGRRLNRWASVALGSASLISFSAYQVLHERHHIYLGDPRDPDDYRNYSCNPRVVWAMHYVRLFLGAFVYILAIPVMAFRKGTPRDRRRIVQEYAVLGVVYALLAWIVPAQVLVHAWLLPIIPAGLMVNVRSLAAHGITDAADPFLASRSIQAHPVVAFFLRNENYHLEHHLFPEVPSYNLKRVHQLVWHRMPRAVGGRSYLGFVARFVRASARMDDRPIGLTTPAATAREAPVAG